The Leptolyngbya sp. CCY15150 genome contains a region encoding:
- a CDS encoding ABA4-like family protein, with protein MTLDVIFDGANVFVLPFWLLMIVLPKWGITQRIINSTVPFAILAVVYIYLFITGLSPETAESFANPTLTDLARLFSDPQITATGWVHFLVMDLFVGRWIYQEGLRTGVWTIHSLLLCLFAGPMGLLSHLATRFVVQAVAGRGADAPAESVPESP; from the coding sequence ATGACTCTTGACGTAATTTTTGATGGGGCAAACGTGTTTGTCTTGCCCTTCTGGTTGCTGATGATTGTGCTGCCCAAATGGGGCATTACTCAGCGAATTATCAACTCGACGGTGCCCTTTGCCATCCTAGCGGTTGTTTATATCTATCTCTTTATTACTGGGCTTTCTCCCGAGACGGCAGAATCCTTTGCCAATCCCACCTTGACCGATCTGGCACGCCTGTTCTCCGATCCCCAGATTACGGCGACCGGCTGGGTGCATTTCTTGGTGATGGATCTGTTTGTGGGGCGCTGGATTTATCAAGAAGGTCTACGCACCGGGGTGTGGACGATTCACTCCCTCCTCCTGTGTTTGTTTGCCGGGCCCATGGGCTTGTTGTCCCATCTGGCTACTCGGTTTGTGGTGCAGGCGGTGGCAGGGCGCGGGGCAGATGCTCCAGCGGAGTCGGTGCCGGAGTCGCCGTAG